In Dryocola sp. LX212, the genomic stretch CATTTCGCCTGGGGATAACGGCATCTGCTCCGCCATTTCGATAAGCGTCGCGTCGTTGAACACCACGTAAGGCGGGATGTTCTCTTCGTCAGCGATGGCTTTGCGAAGTTTACGGAGCTTGGCGAACAGCTTGCGGTCGTAGTTGCCGGAGGCAAACTTCTGGCTCGCTTTAGATTTAATCGCCACAACCCGGGGAACGGCGAGCATCAGCGGAACTTCCGCGCGCAGATAAGGGCGGGCTGCTTCAGTAAGCTGCAAAGCTGAATGCTGGGCGATATTTTGCGTCACCACGCCAAGGTGAATGAGTTGGCGGATCACGCTCACCCAATGTTCGGTGGTGTGCTCGCGCCCTTCCCCATAAACCTTCAGCTTGTCGTGGCCGAACTCGCGAATACGCTGGTTGTTTGAGCCACGCAGCACTTCCACAACGTAGCCCATACCGAAACGCTGGCCGACGCGATAAATACAGGACAGCGCTTTTTGCGCGTCCATCAGCCCGTCATACCTGCGCGGCGGATCCAGACAAACGTCGCAGTTGCCGCATGGCTGCTGTCGGCCTTCCCCGAAGTAGTTCAGCAGCACCAGACGGCGGCAGGTTTGCGCCTCTGCAAAGGCACCCATCGCATTGAGCTTATGGCGTTCGATGTCCTGCAACGCCCCCATGGGCTTCTCTTCGAGGCATTTTCGCAGCCAGGCCATGTCCGCCGGATCGTAAAACAGCATGGCTTCCGCAGGCAGGCCATCGCGCCCGGCGCGGCCCGTTTCCTGGTAATAGGATTCAATATTGCGCGGAATATCAAAGTGCGCCACGAAGCGGACGTTAGGCTTGTTGATACCCATGCCGAAGGCGACGGTGGCGACGACAATCTGCAGGTCGTCGCGCTGGAATTTTTCCTGCACGTCCGCCCGGACATCATGCTCAAGCCCGGCGTGATAGGCCCCGGCTGAGATACCTTTGCTTTGCAGGCGCGCGGCGGTGTCTTCAACCTTCGCGCGGCTGCCACAGTAAATAATGCCGGATTTACCCTTCTGCTCCTGCACATAGCGCATCAGCTGATCGAGGGGTTTGAACTTCTCCATTAGCATGTAGCGAATGTTCGGGCGGTCGAAGCTGCTGATCTGGATAAACGGATCCTGCAGGCCGAGCAGGCGCACGATATCCAGTCGCGTGGTGTCGTCGGCCGTCGCCGTAAGGGCGATAAACGGAACGTCCGGCAGACGCTGGCGCAGCTGGCCAAGTGCTGCGTATTCAGGGCGGAAGTCGTGCCCCCACTGTGAAATACAGTGCGCTTCATCCACCGCCACCATCGACAGGTGCCACTGGGAGATCTGATCGATGAAGTTGTCCATCATCAGCCGCTCAGGGGCGATATAGAGCAGGCGAATTTGCCCGGTCCGGCAGCCAGCCATCACTTCCTGCTGCTGATCCCGGCTCTGGGTGGAGTTCAGGCAGGCCGCAGAAACCCCGTTGGCGAGCAGCTGATCCACCTGATCTTTCATCAGCGAGATCAGCGGCGAAACCACCACCGTCAGGCCGCCAAACACCAGCGCGGGAATTTGATAGCAGAGGGATTTGCCGCCGCCTGTTGGCATCACGACCAGGCTGTCGCGACCGGCAAGCACCGTTTCAATGATGGTTTCCTGACCGGGACGGAACTGCTGATAGCCGAAGGTCTCTTGCAGGACCTGTCTTGCCAGCGCTGTCTGATTAATTACTTCCGCCTCTGTCACGCTCTCTCCACCACCAAAAAAAACAGGCGCTATTTTCAGCGCCTGCGTTAAAAACTGCAACTTTTTAGAACAGGTCGTTAAGCATAACGCCAACACCGAAGCGCGTCTGGTTAAAGTTGTAATCAATTAATGACTCGCCGTAGCCGCTGTACAGCTGGGTGTACAGGCGAACGTGCTTGCCGACCGGGTAGCTGAAGCCAAGCTCCGCGCCGCCGTAGCCGGTGTTCCAGTTGTACTGGCCCTTCATGCTCAGGATCGCGTCGCCGAGGGCGTAACCCACCTTCAGCTGGTAGTAACCCATATATTTGGTGATATCCGGATTATCGTCAGTTGAGCCAATCACGTACCACGGCTTCACTTCCACCAGCCAGTTTCCGTGCTCCGCCATCAGGCGCGCATACATGCGGTTCCAGCTGCGGGAGGTTGGGTCGGAGCGACCGTTAGACTGGTGGTTGTAACCAAACTCGACGTCGCGCAGCGTCCATCCGGCAAACGAGTCATCCGTCGCAAAGCCGAGGAATACCTGCGGTTCGTAGTTCGTTTCGCGGAACGGTGAGGATTCGCCGCTGTTGGACAGCTGCCACCAGGATTTCTGCGTATAAGACGCGCCCAGCACCGAGTTCTGGCCCAGGATACCGCGCCAGAGCGGGAAGGCGAGGCTTAGCTGAAACTTCACTTCGTCTTTGCGGGCATTATCAGACCAGTTGTATGAGCTGATGGCTTCTTTGTTCAGGTCGTCCGTTACCGAGTAAACCACATAGTTAGATTCATAGGGATAGAGCGTGAACGGGTTGTCATGCTCCTGCAGCATGTTAGCAATGATGCTGCCGCGTACGGCAGGCTTATCATGCACTTCTTTAACTGTTGCTTCCTGAGCGTATGCCGTAAGAGGCAGCAAGCATACAGCCATCAAGCATCCCAAAAACTTGCGCATCGACGAGGTTCTCCTGAACGTAATAATTAGTTTCGAATTGTTAGCTGGCGGACATTCTACAGAGTTATTATTCGTCCCGCTCGTCTGACTGTCCTAAAGTGGAAAGCAACAAATCAGAAGCATAAAATACACATCCAGGTTACTTATTCACGCTTTGCGATCGAGGAACGATCTATGTCCGGCAATGTTCTGACAACTGAAGCTGCGCTCCAGCTGGTTGGTGAAATTTTCGTTTATCACATGCCCTTTAACCGCGCCCTCGGCCTTGAGCTTGAGCGCTATGAAAAAGCCTTTGCCCAGCTTGGGTTTAACAACCAGCCGATGATGGTCGGCAACTGGGCACAAAGCATTCTGCACGGCGGCGTGATTGCCTCGGCGCTGGACGTGGCGGCGGGCCTGGTATGCGTGGGGAGTACGCTGACGCGCCACGATACCATCAGCGAAGAGGAGCTGCGCCAGCGCCTGTCGAAGATGGGCACTATCGATCTGCGCGTCGATTACCTGCGTCCTGGCCGTGGGCAGCGCTTCACCGCCAGCAGCAGCTTATTGCGCGCAGGTAACAAAGTGGCGGTGGCCCGCGTGGAATTACATAACGAAGATCAGTTGCACATCGCCAGCGCCACGGCCACCTATATGGTGGGGTAAGAAGATAAATACTGAGACTGCTAAAAGATAAGGAAATAACGTGGTTTTTCCTTATCTTTGGTTGAGTTGGTGAAAATCAATAAATTGATTTTCTTTAATATTTTTCCAACATTCAAACGTGTGAATTTTGTCACCGATCTGTAAATCCTGTTACTATTTGCGCACTATTCTTCGACGAGTTTTCTTCATGGATGCGAAACAGACCCGCCAGGGCGTGTTGTTTGCCCTCGCGGCGTATTTAATGTGGGGCATCGCGCCTGCTTATTTCAAACTGATCAACTACGTTCCGGCAGATGAAATCCTGACCCACCGCGTTATCTGGTCTTTCTTCTTTATGATCGCGCTGATTAGCCTGAGCCGTCAGTGGCCGCAGGTGAAAAAAGCCTGCCGGAACCGCAGCAAAGTGCTGGCGATGGCCGGGTCTGCGGTGCTTATCGGCGGGAACTGGCTGCTGTTTATCTGGGCGGTGAATAATAACCATATGCTTGAAGCCAGCCTCGGCTACTTTATTAATCCGCTGGTCAACGTCGTGCTGGGGATGGTTTTCCTGGGGGAACGCTTCCGCCGCATGCAGTGGCTGGCCGTGGCGCTGGCCTGTTGTGGGGTGCTGGTGCAGCTGTGGACGTTTGGCTCGCTGCCGGTCATTGCGCTCGGTCTGGCATTCAGCTTTGCTTTCTACGGGCTGGTCCGTAAGAAGATCGCCGTGGATGCGCAAACCGGGATGTTAGTCGAGACGCTCTGGCTGCTGCCGATTGCGGCAATTTATCTGTTCGGCATCGCCGACAGCGCAACCAGCCATATGGGGCAGAATCCCTGGTCACTGAATCTCCTGCTGATTGCCGCAGGCGTAGTGACCACGATCCCACTGCTGTGCTTTACCGCCGCCGCAACGCGCCTGCGCCTCTCCACGCTGGGGTTCTTCCAGTATCTTGGCCCGACGCTGATGTTCCTGCTGGCCGTCACCTTCTACGGTGAGGTCGTGGGCAAAGACAAGATGGTGACCTTCGGCTTTATCTGGGCGGCGCTTGCGCTGTTTATTCTGGATGCGGTGTATACGCAACGTCGGCTGCGTAAAATCGCTTAACGGCAGCTGAATTTCTCCCTCTCCCCAAAGGGGGAGGGAGAAAAAGCGTTACAGCCAGTTCTTACGCTTGAAGTAAAGGTAAGGCGCAAGCCCGGCGAGGATCATCACGATAATCGCCGCCGGATAGCCGAAGCTCAGCTTCAGCTCGGGCATAAATTCGAAGTTCATCCCGTAGCTGGATGCTACAAGCGTAGGCGGCAGGAAGACGACTGACACAACCGAGAAGATCTTGATGATGCGGTTCTGCTCGATGTTGATAAAGCCCATTGCCGCCTGCATCAGGAAGTTCACCTTCTGGAACAGGGATTCGTTGTGCGGCAGCAGGGATTCGATATCCCGCAGGATCTCACGGGCCTGCTCCAGCTGGCCGCCCGGCAAGCGCGCCTTGCGCACCAGGAAGTTCAGCGCTCGCTGGGTATCCATCAGACACAGGCGAACCTTCCAGCCGATATCTTCCAGCTCCGCAAGCGTTGACAACGCGGCGTCGTATTCGTCGCCCTGGTGCCCTTCCATAATCACACGACTGAGCTTTTCCAGGTCGCTGTAGATATTTTCGATTTCGTCCGCCAGCTGTTCGATTTTGGTTTCGAACAGGTCCAGCAGCAGCTCGTAGGCGTTGCCGTCCACCATCGCCTGGCTGCGGGCGCGCATGCGGTACAGACGAAACGCAGGCAGTTCACGTTCGCGCAGGGTGTACAGGCGGCCTTCACGAATGGTGAAGGCAACGGTGCTGTTACCGGCGTGATCGTCAGCATCTTCAAAGAAGAAGAATGAGTGGATGTGCAGCCCGTCTTCGTCCTCAAAGAAACGCGCCGAGGCTTCGATGTCTTCCAGCTCTGGTCGGGTTGCCAGGCTCTGACCAAGTTCCGTTTGCACACGCTGCCGCTCGCTCTCTTCGGGCTCCACCAGATCGACCCAGACGGAGTTCGTCAGGTCGTCGGTTTCATCCCCTTCAAGGCGGGACAGGCGATTGTTTTCCAGTTGAAATGCGCTCAGCATGACCGGGACTCCCAATGCAAAAAATATCAGGGACAGTTCGGTTGGCACACAGACAGAAACTCTTGAGGTTTCAGACCATTAAACAGCCTGACTCATTGCGACGGGAACGGTAGACGAGCAGTCGCCGACAACCACTAAGGCTATCAGCATTCGAGGATAGCCTTAGAAGTTGTACCTGGATAACAGGTAATTGAGCCAGTATCTACTGGGTGTGTCCAAGGCGAGTGTCCTCTTAAGTCGTATTCGTGCGCGCATGTTACGCCACCATAAATATGGCGTCAACACGCAACGGGGCACCGCTTGCGAATAAATACCCGCGATGTTTTAAGGGTAGCAGCGTTTCAGAAAATTGCGCGATAAATCTGGATGTTACACCGTTTCCAGCTTCGCATAAGCGGCCACCAGCCACTTAATTCCCTGCCCCGGAAAAGCGACCTGCACGCGGCTGTGATCGCCGCTGCCTTCCAGGTTAACAATGGTGCCTTCGCCAAATTTTGCATGGCGCACGCGCTGCCCGAGCTTGTAGCCGGTGTCATTTTCGGAAATCGGCGTACCCATACGCTGATGGCTGACCGGACGGCTGATGCTGGCGCGTAAACGCACCTCTTCAACGGTATTTTCCGGCAGCTCACCGACGAAGCGCGACGGGCGGTGATAAACCTCCTTGCCGTACAGACGACGGGTTTCCGCGTAGGTCAGCGTCAGCTTTTGCATGGCCCGCGTCACACCGACGTAGGCCAGTCGGCGCTCTTCTTCCAGACGACCGCCTTCATCCAGCGACATCTGGCTCGGGAACATGCCCTCTTCCATACCAACAATAAAGACCTGTGGGAACTCCAGGCCTTTGGCGGAGTGCAGCGTCATCAGCTGAACCGCATCCTGCCAGGTGTCCGCCTGCCCTTCACCCGCTTCCAGCGCGGCGTGGGAGAGGAATGCCTGCAGCGGCATCAAATCCTCGTCTTCGTCCTGATAGCTGAACTGGCGCGTTGCCGTCACCAGCTCCTCTAAGTTTTCGATACGCGTCTGGCCTTTTTCACCCTTCTCCTGCTCGTACATCATCATCAGGCCAGAGTCTTTAATCACGCGGTCAGTCTGGACGTGCAGCGGCATGTCGATGGTCTCATGAGCCAGCGCGTCGATAAGCTCCATAAAGCGTTGCAGGGCGGAGGCCGCACGGCCAGCAAGCGCCTTTTCCTGCAACAACAGGCGGCAGGACTGCCAGAGCGTAAGCTGTTTGTCGCGGGAGGTCTGGCGCACCACGTCCAGCGTACGATCGCCAATCCCCCGCGTTGGGGTGTTCACCACGCGCTCAAACGCCGCGTCGTCGTTACGGTTAGCAATCAGGCGCAGGTACGACAGCGCATCTTTGATTTCCTGACGTTCGAAGAAGCGCATGCCGCCGTAGATGCGGTACGGCATACTGACCTGCAGTAATGCCTCTTCCAGCACGCGCGACTGGGCGTTGCTGCGATAGAGAATGGCGCACTGCTCCAGCGCTCCGCCGTTCTCCTGCCAGGTTTTGATACGGTTAACCACGAAGCGGGCTTCGTCCAGTTCATTGAAAGCGCAGTAGAGGGAAATCGGCTCGCCGTCGCTGCCGTCGGTCCACAGCTCTTTGCCTAAGCG encodes the following:
- the recQ gene encoding ATP-dependent DNA helicase RecQ; the encoded protein is MTEAEVINQTALARQVLQETFGYQQFRPGQETIIETVLAGRDSLVVMPTGGGKSLCYQIPALVFGGLTVVVSPLISLMKDQVDQLLANGVSAACLNSTQSRDQQQEVMAGCRTGQIRLLYIAPERLMMDNFIDQISQWHLSMVAVDEAHCISQWGHDFRPEYAALGQLRQRLPDVPFIALTATADDTTRLDIVRLLGLQDPFIQISSFDRPNIRYMLMEKFKPLDQLMRYVQEQKGKSGIIYCGSRAKVEDTAARLQSKGISAGAYHAGLEHDVRADVQEKFQRDDLQIVVATVAFGMGINKPNVRFVAHFDIPRNIESYYQETGRAGRDGLPAEAMLFYDPADMAWLRKCLEEKPMGALQDIERHKLNAMGAFAEAQTCRRLVLLNYFGEGRQQPCGNCDVCLDPPRRYDGLMDAQKALSCIYRVGQRFGMGYVVEVLRGSNNQRIREFGHDKLKVYGEGREHTTEHWVSVIRQLIHLGVVTQNIAQHSALQLTEAARPYLRAEVPLMLAVPRVVAIKSKASQKFASGNYDRKLFAKLRKLRKAIADEENIPPYVVFNDATLIEMAEQMPLSPGEMLGVNGVGTRKLERFGREFMSLIRSHVDGEDE
- the pldA gene encoding phospholipase A produces the protein MRKFLGCLMAVCLLPLTAYAQEATVKEVHDKPAVRGSIIANMLQEHDNPFTLYPYESNYVVYSVTDDLNKEAISSYNWSDNARKDEVKFQLSLAFPLWRGILGQNSVLGASYTQKSWWQLSNSGESSPFRETNYEPQVFLGFATDDSFAGWTLRDVEFGYNHQSNGRSDPTSRSWNRMYARLMAEHGNWLVEVKPWYVIGSTDDNPDITKYMGYYQLKVGYALGDAILSMKGQYNWNTGYGGAELGFSYPVGKHVRLYTQLYSGYGESLIDYNFNQTRFGVGVMLNDLF
- the yigI gene encoding acyl-CoA thioesterase YigI — its product is MSGNVLTTEAALQLVGEIFVYHMPFNRALGLELERYEKAFAQLGFNNQPMMVGNWAQSILHGGVIASALDVAAGLVCVGSTLTRHDTISEEELRQRLSKMGTIDLRVDYLRPGRGQRFTASSSLLRAGNKVAVARVELHNEDQLHIASATATYMVG
- the rarD gene encoding EamA family transporter RarD; translation: MDAKQTRQGVLFALAAYLMWGIAPAYFKLINYVPADEILTHRVIWSFFFMIALISLSRQWPQVKKACRNRSKVLAMAGSAVLIGGNWLLFIWAVNNNHMLEASLGYFINPLVNVVLGMVFLGERFRRMQWLAVALACCGVLVQLWTFGSLPVIALGLAFSFAFYGLVRKKIAVDAQTGMLVETLWLLPIAAIYLFGIADSATSHMGQNPWSLNLLLIAAGVVTTIPLLCFTAAATRLRLSTLGFFQYLGPTLMFLLAVTFYGEVVGKDKMVTFGFIWAALALFILDAVYTQRRLRKIA
- the corA gene encoding magnesium/cobalt transporter CorA: MLSAFQLENNRLSRLEGDETDDLTNSVWVDLVEPEESERQRVQTELGQSLATRPELEDIEASARFFEDEDGLHIHSFFFFEDADDHAGNSTVAFTIREGRLYTLRERELPAFRLYRMRARSQAMVDGNAYELLLDLFETKIEQLADEIENIYSDLEKLSRVIMEGHQGDEYDAALSTLAELEDIGWKVRLCLMDTQRALNFLVRKARLPGGQLEQAREILRDIESLLPHNESLFQKVNFLMQAAMGFINIEQNRIIKIFSVVSVVFLPPTLVASSYGMNFEFMPELKLSFGYPAAIIVMILAGLAPYLYFKRKNWL
- the ysgD gene encoding YsgD/CorL family protein, translating into MRARIRLKRTLALDTPSRYWLNYLLSRYNF
- the uvrD gene encoding DNA helicase II; this encodes MDVSYLLDSLNDKQREAVAASRSNMLVLAGAGSGKTRVLVHRIAWLMMVENCSPYSIMAVTFTNKAAAEMRHRIGQLMGTSQGGMWVGTFHGLAHRLLRAHHMDASLPQDFQILDSEDQLRLLKRLIKALNLDDKQWPARQAMWYINGKKDEGLRPHHIESYGNPVEQTWQKVYQAYQEACDRAGLVDFAELLLRAHELWLNKPHILNHYRERFTNILVDEFQDTNSIQYAWIRMLAGDTGKVMIVGDDDQSIYGWRGAQVENIQRFLKDFPGAETIRLEQNYRSTNNILNAANALIANNSGRLGKELWTDGSDGEPISLYCAFNELDEARFVVNRIKTWQENGGALEQCAILYRSNAQSRVLEEALLQVSMPYRIYGGMRFFERQEIKDALSYLRLIANRNDDAAFERVVNTPTRGIGDRTLDVVRQTSRDKQLTLWQSCRLLLQEKALAGRAASALQRFMELIDALAHETIDMPLHVQTDRVIKDSGLMMMYEQEKGEKGQTRIENLEELVTATRQFSYQDEDEDLMPLQAFLSHAALEAGEGQADTWQDAVQLMTLHSAKGLEFPQVFIVGMEEGMFPSQMSLDEGGRLEEERRLAYVGVTRAMQKLTLTYAETRRLYGKEVYHRPSRFVGELPENTVEEVRLRASISRPVSHQRMGTPISENDTGYKLGQRVRHAKFGEGTIVNLEGSGDHSRVQVAFPGQGIKWLVAAYAKLETV